One window of Streptomyces sp. NBC_00273 genomic DNA carries:
- a CDS encoding ABC transporter permease — MFVAWRDLRFAKGRFALMGSVVLLITLLVGLLSGLTSGLARENISAITGLPATHLAFAAPTGDQKVSFTNSQVPESAWSAWRQQPGVKAAEPLGIRTTNAVSGERTAAVSVFGVDSAGGLAPRNAGLTQGQVVLTEKAAKELGGLTAGAKLKIGPLELTVAGVSGTAAYSHTPVVWMDLNDWQRVGNPGTSIDTLATVVAVSGGGGVDLGAADQAAATKAQTVDEALGAIGSYQAENGSLQLMRGFLFVISALVIGAFFTVWTIQRSGDIAVLKALGASTPYLLKDALGQAVVMLAIGTGLGTALAAGFGALISGGPVPFVLDAATVLVPAVIMILLGALGAALSIRRITAVDPLTALGSAR; from the coding sequence ATGTTCGTCGCATGGAGAGATCTACGGTTCGCCAAGGGCCGCTTCGCCCTCATGGGCTCGGTCGTGCTGCTCATCACGCTGCTGGTGGGCCTGCTGTCCGGGCTCACCTCCGGACTGGCCCGGGAGAACATCTCGGCCATCACGGGTCTGCCCGCCACGCACCTGGCCTTCGCCGCGCCCACCGGGGACCAGAAGGTGTCCTTCACCAACTCCCAGGTGCCCGAGTCCGCCTGGTCGGCCTGGCGCCAGCAGCCCGGGGTGAAGGCGGCGGAGCCGCTCGGCATCCGCACCACCAACGCCGTCTCGGGTGAGCGCACCGCCGCGGTCTCGGTCTTCGGGGTGGACTCCGCCGGGGGGCTCGCACCGCGCAACGCCGGCCTCACCCAGGGCCAGGTGGTCCTGACCGAGAAGGCCGCGAAGGAGCTGGGCGGCCTGACCGCCGGGGCCAAGCTCAAGATCGGCCCGCTGGAACTGACCGTGGCGGGCGTGTCCGGGACCGCCGCCTACAGCCACACCCCGGTCGTCTGGATGGACCTCAATGACTGGCAGCGCGTCGGCAACCCCGGCACCTCCATCGACACCCTCGCCACCGTCGTCGCCGTCTCCGGGGGCGGCGGGGTGGACCTCGGCGCGGCGGATCAGGCCGCCGCGACCAAGGCGCAGACCGTGGACGAGGCCCTGGGCGCCATCGGCTCGTACCAGGCGGAGAACGGCTCGCTCCAGCTGATGCGCGGCTTCCTCTTCGTCATCTCGGCCCTGGTGATAGGCGCCTTCTTCACGGTGTGGACGATCCAGCGCAGCGGGGACATCGCCGTCCTGAAGGCACTGGGTGCCTCCACCCCGTACCTCCTGAAGGACGCCCTCGGCCAGGCCGTCGTGATGCTCGCCATCGGTACCGGGCTGGGCACCGCGCTCGCCGCCGGCTTCGGCGCGCTGATCAGCGGCGGCCCCGTGCCCTTCGTCCTGGACGCCGCCACCGTGCTCGTCCCCGCCGTGATCATGATCCTGCTCGGCGCACTGGGCGCCGCGCTGTCCATCCGGCGGATCACCGCCGTCGACCCGCTGACCGCCCTCGGGAGCGCCCGATGA
- the allB gene encoding allantoinase AllB: MAVELVLRSTRVITPEGTRAASVAVAGGKIAAVLAYEAEVPAGARLEDFGDDVLLPGLVDTHVHVNDPGRTEWEGFWTATRAAAAGGITTILDMPLNSLPPTTTTDNLRVKQEVARAKAHVDVGFWGGALPDNVKDLAPLHDAGVYGFKCFLSPSGVDEFPELDQEQLATSLAEITGFGGLLIVHAEDPHHLDAAPVVPGPKYADFLASRPRDAENTAIGNLIAQAKRLNARVHVLHLSSSDALPLIAAAKAEGVRITVESCPHYLTLTAEEVPDGASEFKCCPPIREAANQDLLWDALADGTIDCIVSDHSPSTADLKTSDFSTAWGGISSLQLGLPAIWTEARRRGRTLEDVVRWMSAAPANLAGLAQKGAIEAGRDADFAVLAPEETFTVDPAELHHRNQVTAYAGKTLHGVVKSTWLRGTQIADHGTPTEPTGLLLERQN; the protein is encoded by the coding sequence GTGGCTGTGGAACTGGTACTGCGCTCGACGCGCGTCATCACCCCCGAGGGGACGCGTGCCGCTTCGGTGGCCGTCGCCGGCGGGAAGATCGCGGCCGTGCTGGCGTACGAGGCCGAGGTACCGGCCGGAGCCCGGCTGGAGGACTTCGGTGACGACGTCCTGCTCCCCGGCCTGGTCGACACCCACGTCCACGTGAACGACCCGGGCCGCACCGAGTGGGAGGGCTTCTGGACGGCCACCCGCGCCGCCGCGGCCGGCGGCATCACCACGATCCTCGACATGCCGCTGAACTCCCTGCCGCCCACCACGACGACCGACAACCTGCGCGTCAAGCAGGAGGTCGCCCGCGCCAAGGCGCACGTGGACGTCGGCTTCTGGGGCGGCGCCCTGCCGGACAACGTCAAGGACTTGGCGCCGCTGCACGACGCCGGGGTCTACGGCTTCAAGTGCTTCCTGTCGCCCTCGGGCGTGGACGAGTTCCCCGAGCTCGACCAGGAGCAGCTGGCCACCTCCCTCGCCGAGATCACCGGCTTCGGCGGCCTGCTGATCGTGCACGCCGAGGACCCGCACCACCTCGACGCCGCTCCCGTCGTCCCGGGCCCCAAGTACGCCGACTTCCTCGCCTCGCGGCCGCGCGACGCGGAGAACACCGCGATCGGCAACCTGATCGCCCAGGCCAAGCGGCTGAACGCGCGGGTCCACGTACTGCACCTGTCCTCCTCCGACGCGCTGCCGCTGATCGCCGCCGCCAAGGCCGAGGGCGTCCGCATCACCGTCGAGTCCTGCCCGCACTACCTCACCCTCACGGCCGAGGAAGTGCCCGACGGCGCCAGCGAGTTCAAGTGCTGCCCGCCCATCCGCGAGGCCGCCAACCAGGACCTCCTGTGGGACGCGCTCGCCGACGGCACGATCGACTGCATCGTCTCCGACCACTCGCCCTCCACCGCGGACCTGAAGACCAGCGACTTCTCCACCGCGTGGGGCGGCATCTCCTCCCTCCAGCTGGGCCTGCCCGCCATCTGGACCGAGGCGCGCCGTCGCGGCCGGACCCTGGAGGACGTCGTCCGCTGGATGTCCGCCGCCCCGGCGAACCTCGCGGGCCTCGCCCAGAAGGGGGCCATCGAGGCCGGCCGCGACGCCGACTTCGCCGTCCTGGCCCCTGAAGAAACGTTCACTGTGGACCCGGCCGAGCTCCACCACCGCAACCAGGTCACGGCGTACGCGGGCAAGACCCTGCACGGCGTCGTGAAGTCCACCTGGCTGCGCGGCACGCAGATCGCCGACCACGGCACCCCGACCGAGCCCACGGGCCTCCTCCTCGAAAGGCAGAACTGA
- the alc gene encoding allantoicase encodes MAQRLTGLASFTGNANPYGGGDPYADYRTADFPFTQYANLAARELGAGVIAANDEFFAQRENLLISEAAHFDPEDFGHKGKVMDGWETRRRRGVSATQPWPTPEDHDWALVRLGAPGIIRGIVVDTAHFRGNMPQAVSIEATNWAGALAPTPEELQGDDVKWTTIVARTPVGGHAANGFEVDVEQRFTHLRVNQHPDGGIARLRVYGEVLPDPKWLDALGSFDVAALENGGSVQDASNRFYSPPTNTINPGRSRKMDDGWETARRRDNGNDWIRYQLVAESEIRAVEIDTAYLKGNSAGWASLSVKTGEEGEWTEFLPRTRLQPDTNHRFVLDAPAVGTHVRIDIFPDGGFSRLRLFGSLTEAGTAALTARHQELGG; translated from the coding sequence GTGGCACAGCGTTTGACTGGACTGGCCTCCTTCACCGGCAACGCGAACCCGTACGGAGGCGGCGACCCGTACGCGGACTACCGCACCGCGGACTTCCCCTTCACCCAGTACGCGAACCTCGCCGCCCGTGAGCTGGGCGCCGGTGTCATCGCCGCCAACGACGAGTTCTTCGCCCAGCGCGAGAACCTGCTGATCTCCGAGGCCGCGCACTTCGACCCCGAGGACTTCGGCCACAAGGGCAAGGTCATGGACGGCTGGGAGACCCGCCGCCGCCGTGGCGTCTCCGCCACCCAGCCCTGGCCGACCCCCGAGGACCACGACTGGGCGCTCGTACGCCTGGGCGCCCCCGGCATCATCCGCGGCATCGTCGTCGACACCGCCCACTTCCGCGGCAACATGCCGCAGGCCGTCTCCATCGAGGCCACCAACTGGGCGGGCGCCCTCGCGCCGACCCCGGAGGAGCTCCAGGGCGACGACGTGAAGTGGACGACCATCGTCGCCCGCACCCCGGTCGGCGGCCACGCGGCCAACGGCTTCGAGGTGGACGTGGAGCAGCGCTTCACCCACCTGCGCGTCAACCAGCACCCCGACGGCGGCATCGCCCGCCTGCGCGTCTACGGCGAGGTACTGCCCGACCCGAAGTGGCTCGACGCGCTCGGCTCCTTCGACGTGGCGGCCCTGGAGAACGGCGGCTCCGTCCAGGACGCCTCCAACCGCTTCTACTCCCCGCCGACCAACACCATCAACCCGGGCCGCTCCCGCAAGATGGACGACGGCTGGGAGACGGCGCGCCGCCGTGACAACGGCAACGACTGGATCCGCTACCAGCTCGTCGCCGAGTCCGAGATCCGCGCCGTCGAGATCGACACCGCGTACCTCAAGGGCAACTCGGCCGGCTGGGCCTCCCTGTCGGTCAAGACGGGCGAGGAGGGCGAGTGGACGGAGTTCCTGCCGCGCACCCGCCTGCAGCCCGACACCAACCACCGCTTCGTCCTGGACGCCCCGGCGGTCGGCACGCACGTCCGGATCGACATCTTCCCGGACGGCGGCTTCTCCCGCCTGCGCCTGTTCGGCTCCCTGACGGAGGCCGGCACGGCGGCGCTGACCGCCCGCCACCAGGAGCTGGGCGGCTAG
- a CDS encoding SDR family oxidoreductase yields MDSNNTVALVTGGSRGIGAAVALRLAEDGADVAITYVHDAGAAAEVVGKVEALGRRALAVRADAADPASAGAAVEQVVAEFGRLDVLVNNAGVGVLGPLAELPPADVERVLAVNVRGAFLTTQAAARHLDSGGRVITIGSCMTQRVPGPGGTLYAMSKSALTGFNKALARELGGRGITANIVHPGPVDTDMNPADGPYAGPQAAMTALGRFGTPREVAAVVSFLAGEEAAYVTGAEFAVDGGHAA; encoded by the coding sequence ATGGACAGCAACAACACCGTGGCCCTGGTGACCGGTGGGAGCCGGGGCATCGGGGCGGCCGTCGCCCTGCGGCTCGCCGAGGACGGGGCCGACGTCGCGATCACCTACGTCCACGACGCCGGGGCCGCGGCCGAGGTCGTCGGGAAGGTGGAGGCGCTCGGCCGGCGGGCCCTGGCCGTGCGGGCCGACGCCGCGGATCCCGCGTCCGCCGGTGCGGCGGTGGAGCAGGTCGTGGCGGAGTTCGGGCGGCTCGACGTGCTGGTGAACAACGCCGGCGTGGGCGTGCTCGGGCCGCTGGCGGAGCTGCCCCCGGCCGACGTGGAGCGCGTACTCGCGGTCAACGTGCGCGGGGCGTTCCTCACGACACAGGCGGCGGCCCGGCACCTGGACTCCGGCGGGCGGGTCATCACCATCGGCAGCTGCATGACCCAGCGGGTGCCGGGGCCGGGCGGGACGCTCTACGCGATGAGCAAGTCGGCGCTGACCGGATTCAACAAGGCCCTGGCCCGGGAGTTGGGCGGGCGCGGGATCACCGCGAACATCGTGCACCCGGGACCGGTGGACACGGACATGAACCCGGCGGACGGACCGTACGCGGGGCCGCAGGCGGCCATGACGGCCCTCGGGCGGTTCGGCACGCCGCGGGAGGTGGCGGCCGTGGTGTCCTTCCTCGCGGGCGAGGAGGCGGCGTACGTGACGGGGGCGGAGTTCGCCGTCGACGGAGGGCACGCCGCGTAG
- a CDS encoding DNRLRE domain-containing protein — protein MAVNESVDDSPPRAPEDEGATAPPAVRWFERRRAMGGLAAVLALAVAVPVGVHLNGREKPRTRPAESSATAPEARRLAENSGKEVEVEAERSANTTTWAQPDGSFRKQVHSAAFRANVNGKWKPIDTSLERVEGGYAAKAVNGRVFFSGGSKEQAGGEGRAARGVNRVALRQDAPGEVWTELVRLNTGGHDMTVSWPGVLPAPVIDGPRALYENVRPGIDLVMTAQDGGYSHLLVVKDKQAAADPLLGQLKYRLASPDMTFHLDDTSDALSARDAKGEEVAGSPTPMMWDSSGKVATTDDRPAWKPTAVAEQHPTLALSGLAGAEGARLKPVAAALADNALSLTPDNALLNAPETVYPVFIDPSFKGHKHAWTLLYKAAENSSFYNGQNFNASGTNEARVGFESTTGGTSRSIFNFDFGSQLQGSEIVSASVRALQTYSWSCDSKQMLIFSTPYITSSSTWGSTNNADYWGRVVASEYAGYGYNSSCPDNWIAPDIKSLVAEAANGGWGALSLGFAAPNESDPYFWKKFIANGEAAPYIEVVYNSRPDTPTAANMQTFPGGPCLIGWPGTGIGKTNVTFQVKGTDRDGNLDKVEIQVWGDSGTVFDQWLWPNSDGVVTAEVPWNAFSDGQTYYWLSRAIDKDGAGSGSGPHESGSGGWCRFTVSHTVPPNPAVSSAAFPPQGDDFNEWSTEPASTPGQNFTIKGNGAKAEDIREYQWSLNRPLFDQKAVPNPGGDEVSVPLQVDTSGPNVLYVRTVGKSGNISNQTTYGFLVRPRPGQDTPGDVTGDGHPDLLTIDKDGNLRTYAGDSVGDTDAYIPGAVENGKPVAPGYWKDPATGQSALIGHATDWYPGDGLTDLIARMPDGKLYIYPGTGTGQFDVGRRIQMQLPLSAPDPSVFRQLVVTEDIDGDGLGDLFALDADGFWAFSGYTGSSFASYKKMATGWAGRDIVGVRDVSGDKVPDLIFRDNTNANRGLALRKGKPGVNGGVDLTSLESKANAEGGEDYTYATTGWGRAAYPKILGAPDANGDGIPDIWAVGNNGYQWLFQGGATTVGGATGRDEDDWNTFLTIG, from the coding sequence ATGGCTGTCAATGAATCCGTGGACGACAGTCCACCAAGAGCTCCGGAGGACGAGGGAGCGACCGCGCCGCCGGCTGTGCGCTGGTTCGAGCGCCGCAGGGCCATGGGGGGGCTGGCCGCCGTGCTTGCCCTGGCCGTCGCGGTGCCGGTCGGCGTCCACCTGAACGGACGCGAGAAGCCACGCACCCGGCCCGCAGAAAGTTCTGCTACCGCGCCCGAGGCCCGCCGGCTGGCCGAGAACAGCGGCAAAGAGGTCGAGGTCGAGGCTGAGCGGAGTGCGAACACCACGACATGGGCGCAGCCTGACGGGTCGTTTCGCAAGCAGGTCCACAGTGCGGCCTTCCGTGCCAATGTGAACGGCAAGTGGAAGCCGATCGACACCTCTCTGGAGCGGGTGGAGGGCGGTTACGCGGCCAAGGCGGTCAACGGCCGGGTCTTCTTCAGCGGGGGGTCGAAGGAGCAGGCGGGCGGCGAGGGGCGCGCCGCGCGTGGCGTGAACCGGGTGGCGCTGCGGCAGGACGCGCCCGGCGAAGTGTGGACCGAGCTGGTCCGGTTGAACACCGGCGGTCACGACATGACCGTCAGTTGGCCCGGCGTCCTGCCCGCGCCCGTCATCGACGGCCCGCGCGCCCTGTACGAGAACGTCCGCCCCGGGATCGACCTGGTGATGACCGCGCAGGACGGCGGCTACTCGCACCTGCTCGTCGTCAAGGACAAGCAGGCCGCGGCCGATCCGCTACTGGGACAGCTCAAGTACCGTCTGGCCAGCCCCGACATGACGTTCCACCTGGACGACACGTCCGACGCACTGAGTGCCCGTGACGCCAAGGGCGAGGAGGTCGCGGGCTCGCCGACCCCGATGATGTGGGACTCCAGCGGCAAGGTCGCCACCACCGACGACCGGCCGGCCTGGAAGCCGACCGCCGTCGCCGAGCAGCACCCGACGCTGGCCCTGTCCGGGCTGGCCGGCGCGGAGGGCGCGCGCCTGAAGCCCGTCGCGGCGGCGCTTGCGGACAATGCGCTGTCCCTCACCCCGGACAATGCGCTGCTCAATGCTCCGGAAACGGTATACCCGGTCTTCATCGACCCTTCCTTTAAGGGACACAAGCACGCTTGGACCCTGCTTTACAAGGCGGCAGAGAATTCAAGCTTCTACAACGGCCAGAATTTCAACGCGAGCGGCACGAACGAAGCCCGCGTCGGATTCGAGTCCACGACGGGCGGTACCTCCCGCTCCATTTTCAACTTCGACTTCGGAAGTCAGCTCCAGGGCTCCGAAATCGTCTCGGCCAGCGTCCGGGCGTTGCAGACCTATTCGTGGTCGTGTGACAGCAAGCAGATGCTCATCTTCTCGACCCCGTACATCACATCGTCGAGTACCTGGGGAAGCACCAACAATGCGGACTACTGGGGCAGAGTGGTCGCCTCGGAGTACGCGGGGTACGGCTACAACAGCTCGTGCCCCGACAACTGGATCGCCCCCGACATCAAGAGCCTGGTCGCCGAGGCCGCCAACGGCGGCTGGGGGGCGCTGTCCCTGGGGTTCGCCGCCCCGAACGAGTCGGACCCGTACTTCTGGAAGAAGTTCATCGCCAACGGCGAGGCCGCTCCGTACATCGAGGTCGTCTACAACTCGCGCCCGGACACCCCGACCGCGGCGAACATGCAGACCTTCCCCGGCGGCCCGTGCCTGATCGGTTGGCCCGGGACCGGCATCGGCAAGACCAACGTCACCTTCCAGGTGAAGGGCACCGACCGCGACGGCAACCTCGACAAGGTCGAGATCCAGGTGTGGGGCGACAGTGGGACGGTCTTCGACCAGTGGCTGTGGCCCAACAGCGATGGCGTGGTCACCGCCGAGGTGCCCTGGAACGCCTTCAGCGACGGCCAGACCTACTACTGGCTCTCCCGCGCCATCGACAAGGACGGCGCGGGGTCGGGCAGCGGGCCGCACGAATCCGGTAGCGGGGGCTGGTGCAGGTTCACCGTCAGCCACACCGTCCCGCCCAACCCGGCCGTCTCCTCCGCCGCCTTCCCGCCGCAGGGCGACGACTTCAACGAGTGGAGCACGGAGCCTGCCAGCACGCCGGGCCAGAACTTCACCATCAAGGGCAACGGCGCCAAGGCGGAGGACATCCGCGAGTACCAGTGGAGCTTGAACCGGCCCCTGTTCGACCAGAAGGCCGTACCCAACCCCGGTGGTGATGAGGTCTCGGTCCCGCTCCAGGTGGACACCTCCGGTCCGAACGTCCTCTACGTCCGCACCGTCGGCAAGTCCGGCAACATCTCCAACCAGACCACCTACGGTTTCCTCGTGAGGCCGAGGCCCGGCCAGGACACGCCCGGTGATGTCACCGGAGACGGCCACCCCGACCTCCTGACCATCGACAAGGACGGCAACCTGCGCACCTACGCGGGAGACAGTGTCGGTGACACCGACGCCTACATCCCCGGCGCGGTCGAGAACGGCAAGCCCGTGGCCCCCGGGTACTGGAAGGATCCGGCCACCGGCCAGTCCGCGCTCATCGGTCACGCCACCGACTGGTATCCCGGAGACGGCCTCACGGACCTGATCGCGCGGATGCCCGACGGCAAGCTCTACATCTACCCCGGCACCGGCACCGGCCAGTTCGACGTCGGCCGCCGCATACAGATGCAGCTGCCCCTCAGCGCTCCCGACCCGTCCGTCTTCCGGCAGCTCGTCGTCACCGAGGACATCGACGGCGACGGCCTGGGTGACCTGTTCGCCCTGGACGCCGACGGCTTCTGGGCGTTCTCCGGCTATACCGGATCCAGTTTCGCCTCCTACAAAAAGATGGCCACCGGCTGGGCCGGCCGCGACATCGTCGGCGTTCGGGACGTCTCCGGGGACAAGGTCCCGGACCTGATCTTCCGGGACAACACCAACGCCAACCGCGGGCTGGCCCTGCGCAAGGGCAAGCCGGGAGTCAACGGCGGCGTCGACCTCACCTCCCTGGAGTCCAAGGCGAACGCCGAAGGCGGCGAGGACTACACCTACGCCACCACCGGCTGGGGCAGGGCCGCCTACCCCAAGATCCTCGGCGCCCCCGATGCCAACGGTGACGGCATCCCCGACATCTGGGCCGTCGGAAACAACGGATACCAGTGGCTCTTCCAAGGGGGAGCCACCACCGTCGGAGGTGCCACCGGCCGTGACGAGGACGACTGGAACACCTTCCTGACGATCGGGTAG
- a CDS encoding esterase/lipase family protein gives MSEQQATEQQIREALATAAPIILAPGPKEPPTQIPPVPHDVWDLPGGTAWVYYAEGGDRLTRPVILADGFNMGPSSIDMLWQGLDWGQYGFLSELRRRGRDVIVVGFHERSAAIQENADAVIEAVKRAVAMRVGNHRLAVGGFSMGGLVTRYALVKMESEQVDHQTGLYWSYDTPHRGAWIPLGLQAFAHYSRKLNDGFSRQINSSAARQLLAWHIEEWDGKPRVDELREKLLAELDRMGNWPAIPLKIGVANGVGNGQGNGIKPGDHTVEGKGLTILGTHLYAQRSGDNQLVAKLRLVTPPPAKEVRTDDLPELDGAPGGTLEGFGILADKLNEQPPILGLKTDAPIRHHSFVPSVSAVAIRDVTTNADLYVDIDGLAPETSELDDFRLASQNQPHTLMTEELGGWIVEQIENLG, from the coding sequence ATGAGCGAGCAGCAGGCCACCGAGCAGCAGATCCGTGAAGCCCTGGCCACCGCCGCGCCCATCATCCTGGCCCCCGGCCCCAAGGAGCCGCCCACCCAGATCCCGCCCGTCCCGCACGACGTCTGGGACCTCCCGGGCGGCACCGCCTGGGTCTACTACGCCGAGGGCGGTGACCGGCTGACCAGGCCCGTGATCCTCGCCGACGGGTTCAACATGGGGCCGAGCAGCATCGACATGCTGTGGCAGGGCCTGGACTGGGGGCAGTACGGCTTCCTCAGCGAGCTGCGCCGCCGCGGCCGCGACGTCATCGTCGTCGGCTTCCACGAGCGCAGCGCCGCGATCCAGGAGAACGCGGACGCCGTGATCGAAGCGGTCAAGCGAGCCGTCGCCATGCGCGTGGGTAACCACCGGCTCGCCGTCGGCGGCTTCAGCATGGGCGGCCTCGTCACCCGCTACGCCCTCGTCAAGATGGAGTCCGAGCAGGTCGACCACCAGACCGGCCTCTACTGGTCGTACGACACCCCGCACCGTGGCGCCTGGATCCCCCTCGGCCTCCAGGCGTTCGCGCACTACTCGCGGAAGCTCAATGACGGCTTCTCGCGCCAGATCAACAGCTCGGCCGCCCGGCAGCTGCTGGCCTGGCACATCGAGGAGTGGGACGGCAAGCCCCGCGTGGACGAACTCCGTGAGAAGCTCCTCGCCGAGCTGGACCGGATGGGCAACTGGCCCGCGATCCCCCTGAAGATCGGCGTCGCCAACGGCGTCGGAAACGGTCAGGGCAACGGCATCAAGCCCGGCGACCACACGGTCGAGGGCAAGGGCCTGACCATCCTGGGCACCCACCTCTACGCCCAGCGCAGCGGCGACAACCAACTCGTCGCGAAGCTGCGGCTGGTGACCCCGCCGCCGGCCAAGGAAGTGCGGACCGACGACCTGCCCGAGCTCGACGGGGCCCCCGGCGGCACTCTGGAGGGCTTCGGCATCCTGGCCGACAAGCTCAACGAACAGCCCCCGATCCTCGGACTCAAGACCGACGCCCCCATCCGCCACCACTCGTTCGTGCCCTCCGTCAGCGCCGTCGCCATCCGCGACGTCACCACCAACGCCGACCTCTACGTCGACATCGACGGCCTCGCACCGGAGACGAGCGAGCTCGACGACTTCCGGCTCGCCTCGCAGAACCAGCCGCACACCCTGATGACCGAAGAACTCGGCGGCTGGATCGTCGAGCAGATCGAGAACCTGGGCTAG
- a CDS encoding ABC transporter ATP-binding protein, with translation MTLLVHDVTLTYPDGESRLTALDAVGLEVPAGTLTAVIGPSGSGKSSLLAVAATLVTPDSGRVVVAGQDTTELGPAEKSALRREKIGIVFQQPNLLASLTAAEQLQVMAHVSGRPARALRRRALELLDAVGLADKADKRPHQLSGGQRQRINIARALMNEPAVLLVDEPTSALDHERGAAVLDLLVTLTRERSTATVLVTHDHAHLERMDRTATMTDGSLTLSPAPLPAP, from the coding sequence ATGACCCTCCTCGTCCACGACGTCACGCTGACCTACCCCGACGGCGAGAGCCGGCTCACGGCCCTCGACGCGGTCGGCCTGGAGGTGCCCGCCGGCACCCTGACGGCGGTCATCGGACCCTCCGGCTCCGGCAAGTCCAGCCTGCTCGCGGTCGCCGCCACCCTCGTCACACCGGATTCGGGCAGGGTCGTCGTCGCGGGCCAGGACACCACGGAGCTCGGCCCCGCCGAGAAGTCGGCCCTGCGCCGGGAGAAGATCGGCATCGTCTTCCAGCAGCCGAACCTGCTGGCCTCGCTGACCGCCGCCGAACAGCTCCAGGTCATGGCGCACGTCTCCGGCCGCCCCGCGCGGGCGCTGCGCCGGCGGGCGCTTGAGCTGCTGGACGCGGTGGGCCTGGCCGACAAGGCCGACAAGCGCCCCCACCAGCTCTCCGGCGGCCAGCGGCAGCGGATCAACATCGCCCGCGCCCTGATGAACGAGCCCGCGGTGCTGCTGGTCGACGAGCCGACCAGCGCGCTCGACCACGAGCGCGGCGCGGCCGTGCTCGACCTGCTGGTCACCCTGACCCGGGAGCGTTCCACGGCCACGGTGCTGGTCACGCACGACCACGCCCACCTGGAGCGGATGGACCGTACGGCGACGATGACGGACGGCAGCCTGACGCTGAGCCCGGCCCCGCTGCCGGCGCCCTGA
- a CDS encoding IclR family transcriptional regulator, with amino-acid sequence MPTSSASTTDASSKTPAASGGVQSLERAFDLLERMADAGGEVGLSELSAASGLPLPTIHRLMRTLVACGYVRQQPNRRYSLGPRLIRLGESASRLLGTWARPYLARLVEETGETANMALLDGDEIVYVAQVPSKHSMRMFTEVGRRVLPHSTGVGKALLAHTPADEVRALLARTGMPAATEKTITTPEGFLDALEQVRKVGYAVDDNEQEIGVRCLAVSVPNSPTAAAISISGPAGRVTEAVAESFVPILQGVAAELSVALANQSPA; translated from the coding sequence GTGCCGACGTCCAGCGCCAGCACCACCGACGCTTCCTCGAAGACCCCCGCCGCCAGCGGTGGCGTCCAGTCCCTCGAGCGCGCCTTCGACCTGCTCGAACGCATGGCCGATGCCGGGGGCGAGGTCGGCCTCAGCGAGCTCTCCGCCGCCAGCGGTCTGCCCCTGCCCACGATCCACCGCCTGATGCGCACGCTGGTGGCGTGCGGCTACGTACGCCAGCAGCCCAACCGACGGTACTCCCTCGGACCCCGCCTGATCCGCCTCGGCGAGTCCGCGTCGCGCCTGCTGGGTACCTGGGCCCGCCCCTACCTCGCCCGCCTGGTCGAGGAAACCGGGGAGACGGCGAACATGGCCCTCCTCGACGGCGACGAGATCGTCTACGTCGCCCAGGTGCCCTCCAAGCACTCCATGCGCATGTTCACCGAGGTCGGCCGCCGGGTGCTGCCGCACTCCACCGGCGTGGGCAAGGCGCTCCTCGCCCACACCCCGGCCGACGAGGTACGGGCCCTGCTGGCCCGCACCGGGATGCCGGCGGCGACCGAGAAGACGATCACCACGCCCGAGGGCTTCCTCGACGCGCTGGAGCAGGTCCGCAAGGTGGGCTACGCGGTCGACGACAACGAGCAGGAAATAGGAGTCCGCTGCCTCGCCGTGTCGGTGCCGAACTCGCCGACCGCCGCCGCGATCTCCATCTCCGGTCCGGCGGGCCGGGTCACGGAGGCCGTGGCCGAGTCCTTCGTGCCGATCCTCCAGGGCGTGGCCGCCGAGCTCTCGGTGGCCCTGGCCAACCAGAGCCCCGCGTAG